In Calonectris borealis chromosome 8, bCalBor7.hap1.2, whole genome shotgun sequence, a single genomic region encodes these proteins:
- the RPS8 gene encoding small ribosomal subunit protein eS8: MGISRDNWHKRRKTGGKRKPYHKKRKYELGRPPANTKIGPRRIHTVRVRGGNKKYRALRLDVGNFSWGSECCTRKTRIIDVVYNASNNELVRTKTLVKNCIVLIDSTPYRQWYEAHYALPLGRKKGAKLTPEEEEILNKKRSKKIQKKYDERKKNAKIASILEEQFQQGKLLACIASRPGQCGRADGYVLEGKELEFYLRKIKARKGK; encoded by the exons ATGG GTATCTCCAGGGACAACTGGCATAAGCGTCGCAAGACTGGAGGCAAGAGGAAGCCCTACCACAAGAAGAGGAAGTATGAGTTGGGGCGACCTCCTGCCAACACTAAG ATTGGCCCACGCCGAATTCATACAGTGAGGGTTCGTGGTGGAAATAAGAAGTACCGTGCCCTTCGGTTGGATGTTGGCAACTTCTCCTGGGGATCGGAAT GCTGCACTCGCAAGACCAGAATCATCGATGTCGTCTACAATGCTTCCAACAATGAACTGGTGCGGACAAAGACCCTGGTGAAGAATTGCATCGTTCTCATTGACAGTACCCCGTACCGGCAGTGGTATGAAGCCCACTATGCCTTGCCCCTTGGACGCAAGAAGGGCGCCAAACTG actcctgaagaggaggagaTCTTGAACAAGAAGCGTTCAAAGAAGATCCAGAAAAAATATGATGAGCGAAAGAAGAACGCGAAGATAGCAAGTATTCTTGAGGAGCAGTTCCAGCAAGGAAAGCTACTTG CCTGCATTGCCTCCAGACCTGGACAGTGTGGCCGAGCCGATGGCTACGTGTTGGAAGGCAAGGAATTAGAGTTCTACTTGAGGAAGATCAAGGCCAGAAAAGGCAAATGA
- the BEST4 gene encoding bestrophin-4, with product MTVSYTLKVANSRFGGFSKLLFRWKGSIYKLLYKEFIVFAVLYAVLSLVYRRLLTEEQKRLYTKVAQYCNRSTDLIPISFVLGFYVTLIVNRWWAQYTSIPLPDQLMCVISSNVHGKDERGRILRRTLIRYANLSAVLILRSISTRVLKRFPTIDHVVEAGFMTQDERKKFESLHSDFNKYWIPCVWFTNLAAQARRDGRIRDDVALRLLMDELNLYRAKCSMLFHYDWISIPLVYTQVVTIAVYSFFAFCLIGRQFLEPLEPGQEGDLDMYVPLSTLLQFFFYAGWLKVAEQIINPFGEDDDDFETNKLIDRNLQVSLLSVDDMYQNLPPTVKDKYWNESTAQPPYTTATAAETLKPSFLGSTFDRRMCEDAEQSQLAEASPSVPRIQTPLLSRFFAAASPAISIKNFSRGSRAHPHLRRPRTDGGFPSPYPNRSEDPESVARIEEEETEDEESRASESTTPGGHLAGTQPLEASETRRKELPLIRVKLPSSESIGADQLEVWEP from the exons ATGACCGTCTCCTACACACTGAAAGTTGCCAACTCCCGTTTCGGAGGTTTCTCCAAGCTGCTCTTCCGCTGGAAAGGCAGCATCTACAAGCTGCTGTACAAGGAGTTCATCGTCTTTGCGGTGCTGTACGCCGTGCTCAGCCTTGTCTACCG GCGGCTGCTGACCGAGGAGCAGAAGCGCCTCTACACCAAAGTGGCTCAATACTGCAACCGTTCCACGGACCTCATCCCCATATCGTTTGTCCTAG GTTTTTATGTCACTCTGATCGTGAACCGGTGGTGGGCCCAGTATaccagcatccccctgcccgACCAGCTCATGTGTGTCATCTCCAGCAATGTCCACGGCAAGGACGAGAGGGGGCGGATCCTGCGGCGCACCCTTATCCGCTACGCCAACCTGTCGGCGGTCCTCATCCTGCGCTCCATCAGCACCAGGGTGCTTAAGCGCTTCCCCACCATAGACCATGTGGTGGAAGCGG GCTTCATGACGCAGGACGAGCGCAAGAAGTTCGAGAGCCTCCACTCCGACTTCAACAAGTACTGGATCCCCTGCGTGTGGTTCACCAACCTGGCGGCCCAGGCCAGGCGGGACGGCCGCATCCGTGACGACGTGGCCCTCCGCCTGCTCATGGAC GAGCTGAATCTCTACCGGGCCAAGTGCAGCATGTTGTTCCATTACGACTGGATCAGCATCCCCCTGGTGTACACGCAG GTGGTCACCATCGCTGTCTACTCCTTCTTCGCCTTCTGCCTCATCGGGCGGCAGTTCCTGGAGCCGCtggagccagggcaggagggtgaCCTGGACATGTATGTCCCTCTCTCCACCCTCCTCCAGTTCTTCTTCTACGCCGGCTGGCTGAAG gttGCAGAGCAGATCATTAACCCTTTTGGAGAAGATGATGATGACTTTGAGACCAACAAGCTGATAGACAGGAACCTGCAG GTGTCCCTGCTCTCCGTGGATGACATGTACCAGAACCTGCCACCCACCGTGAAGGACAAATACTGGAATGAGTCCACGGCTCAGCCCCCCTACACCACGGCCACAGCCGCTGAGACCTTGAAGCCCTCGTTCCTGGGCTCCACCTTCGACAGGCG CATGTGCGAGGATGCGGAGCAGAGCCAGCTGGCGGAGGCCTCGCCGAGCGTGCCGCGCATCCAGACGCCCCTGCTCAGCCGCTTCTTCGCTGCCGCATCCCCTGCCATCAGCATCAAAAACTTCAGCCGGGGTAGCCGAGCCCACCCCCACCTGCGGCGTCCCCGGACAGACGGCGGCTTCCCCTCCCCTTACCCCAACCGCTCCGAGGACCCCGAGTCGGTGGCCCGCatagaggaggaggagacggaGGATGAGGAGAGCCGGGCCAGTGAGTCCACCACGCCTGGCGGTCACCTGGCGGGGACCCAGCCACTGGAGGCCTCCGAAACGCGGAGGAAGGAGCTGCCACTGATCCGGGTGAAGTTACCATCCAGCGAGAGCAtcggggctgaccagctggaggTCTGGGAGCCCTGA